A single window of Anser cygnoides isolate HZ-2024a breed goose chromosome 12, Taihu_goose_T2T_genome, whole genome shotgun sequence DNA harbors:
- the LOC106044878 gene encoding uncharacterized protein: protein MPALLALLAAALLALLGALRAAGPGARVPLKRWALAGLLLFHGAWRQRVVAGGTEEPRRPRLLWPDPHAFDSVYFTGFVETNKTFVIARLAKRPHGICEMWLFLRVDGIGEFEHPQHPNMMVSDESEEIWSGGGLTIEYLELQARWKISFDGLLRKGPYRQQWSEEEGELVPVKFSFHWENFTEVFNFSVDSHPSTFARAFAQEPWTIEFFKRVKKQREQHFRHEQWGQSVGEIEIENHEKTDLSLKGIRSHSYGVRNWSEIYRYVMILARFEDGTAAHLTVINMPATTTNLTVGYVFFPDGKKAGIEWSNASLAEMADDGVIRDEYRVSFTAGGKYFDVSARLDKQACPVVYNGLTGSGVFHECVADFQLNGLTQGWGLAEFYYRDEAAQLVPNLQLGSKANGPNLSSQRPVSDGSPP, encoded by the exons ATGCCGgcgctgctggcgctgctggcGGCCGCGCTGCTGGCGCTGCTCGGGGCGCTGAGGGCGGCCGGCCCCGGAGCTCGGGTCCCGCTGAAGCGCTGGGCTCTGGCCGGGCTCCTGCTCTTCCACGGAGCCTGGCGGCAGCGGGTGGTCGCCGGAGGGACCGAGGAGCCCCGCAGGCCGCGCCTGCTCTGGCCTGACCCTCAT GCGTTCGATTCGGTTTACTTCACGGGCTTTGTGGAGACCAACAAGACCTTTGTGATTGCTCGCCTTGCCAAACGTCCTCACGGGATCTGTGAGATGTGGCTGTTCCTGAGGGTGGATGGAATAGGAGAGTTTGAA CACCCACAACATCCAAACATGATGGTGAGTGACGAATCTGAAGAGATTTGGAGTGGAGGAGGGCTCACTATTGAGTACTTAGAGCTCCAAGCACGCTGGAAAATAAGCTTCGATGGATTACTTAG AAAAGGTCCCTACCGACAGCAGTGGAGTGAAGAAGAAGGAGAACTTGTACCAGTTAAATTCTCTTTTCA CTGGGAGAACTTCACAGAAGTCTTCAACTTCAGTGTCGACAGTCACCCCAGCACATTTGCCCGTGCTTTTGCCCAGGAACCATGGACCATTGAGTTTTTCAAAAGGGTCAAAAA acAAAGGGAACAACATTTCCGACATGAGCAGTGGGGCCAGTCTGTTGGAGAAATTGAAATAGAAAATCATGAGAAAACTGACCTTTCCCTCAAAGGCATTCGGAGCCACTCTTATg GTGTCCGGAACTGGTCTGAGATTTACCGTTATGTTATGATTTTGGCACGTTTTGAG GATGGGACTGCAGCACATTTAACAGTTATAAATATGCCAGCTACCACAACTAA ccTTACTGTAggttatgtttttttccctgatggGAAGAAGGCCGGGATTGAGTGGTCCAACGCCTCGCTGGCCGAGATGGCTGATGATGGTGTTATCAGGGATGAATACAGAGTCAGTTTTACTGCTG GTGGCAAATACTTTGATGTTTCTGCGAGGCTGGACAAGCAAGCTTGCCCTGTGGTGTATAATGGCCTGACTGGAAGTGGCGTTTTCCATGAGTGCGTTGCAGATTTCCAGCTGAACGGGTTAACGCAAGGCTGGGGCTTGGCTGAATTTTATTACAG GGATGAAGCCGCCCAGCTGGTTCCGAATTTGCAGCTCGGTTCCAAAGCCAACGGACCCAACCTTTCCTCCCAGCGCCCTGTGAGCGACGGCTCTCCTCCGTGA